A portion of the Streptomyces sp. NBC_00376 genome contains these proteins:
- a CDS encoding methylated-DNA--[protein]-cysteine S-methyltransferase, with product MTDPQPPAATRQHTVVDSPYGPLTLVATDGVLAGLYMTGQRHRPPEVTFGERDPRPFTEAVRQLDAYFAGELRTFDLPLRLDGTPFQRSVWEQLRLIPYGETRSYGELAENLGKPGASRAVGLANGKNPVGIIVPCHRVIGASGGLTGYGGGLDRKQRLLAFENGTQDDTPALF from the coding sequence ATGACCGATCCGCAGCCACCCGCGGCGACCCGGCAGCACACCGTCGTCGACAGCCCGTACGGTCCGCTCACCCTCGTCGCCACCGACGGGGTCCTCGCGGGCCTCTACATGACCGGTCAGCGGCACCGCCCGCCCGAGGTGACCTTCGGCGAACGTGACCCCCGGCCCTTCACGGAGGCCGTCCGCCAGCTCGACGCCTACTTCGCCGGGGAGTTGCGCACCTTCGACCTGCCGCTTCGCCTGGACGGCACCCCGTTCCAGCGCAGCGTCTGGGAGCAGTTGCGGCTGATCCCGTACGGCGAGACCCGCTCGTACGGCGAACTGGCCGAGAACCTCGGCAAGCCGGGCGCCTCACGGGCGGTGGGGTTGGCCAACGGGAAGAACCCGGTGGGCATCATCGTCCCCTGCCACCGTGTCATCGGCGCCTCGGGCGGTCTCACCGGCTACGGCGGCGGACTCGACCGCAAGCAGCGGCTGCTGGCCTTCGAGAACGGTACGCAGGACGACACCCCGGCGCTCTTCTGA